In a single window of the Falco rusticolus isolate bFalRus1 chromosome 11, bFalRus1.pri, whole genome shotgun sequence genome:
- the PARS2 gene encoding probable proline--tRNA ligase, mitochondrial, translated as MEALLRRWGLPALRARRQGCRLRHGASGRARRLLFSQLFQPRNLQAGGEAGWDGRPGEPTCRSQKLMLQAGLIHPASPGCYCYLPPTVRAMEKLIKVMDEEMQAVGGQKLNVPSLSSAELWRASGRWEQMGPELFRLVDRHGKGYCLGPTHEEAVTELVAAQSNLSYKQLPLRLYQVTRKFRDEPKPRFGLLRSREFYMKDMYTFDASKEAAQHTYDLVCDAYCSLFDRLGLPFVKVQAATGSIGGTVSHEFQLPADIGEDRLVLCPDGHFAANVETLNKEQTSCPTCGEKLTQTRGIEVGHTFYLGTKYSSVSNAVFYSPQNKLQLAEMGCYGLGVTRILAASIEVLSTDDSIRWPSLITPYQLCFIPPKRGSEEEEEGAMLLEQLYEDLAEVLPHLTGDSVLDDRTQLTIGKRLKDANKLGYPYVVIAGKRVCEDPPVFEVWNQNTSEVLFLTKEGVIELLSKVQVL; from the coding sequence ATGGAGGCCCTGCTGCGGAGGTGGGGGCTCCCGGCGCTGAGGGCCCGGcggcagggctgcaggctgcgGCACGGCGCCTCGGGCAGGGCGAGGCGGCTGCTGTTCTCGCAGCTGTTCCAGCCCCGCAACCTGCAGGCGGGCGGCGAGGCGGGGTGGGACGGCAGGCCCGGGGAGCCCACCTGCCGGAGCCAGAAGCTGATGCTGCAAGCGGGGCTCATTCACCCCGCCAGCCCCGGCTGCTACTGCTACCTGCCGCCCACCGTCCGCGCCATGGAGAAGCTCATCAAGGTGATGGATGAGGAGATGCAGGCCGTGGGGGGGCAGAAGCTGAACGTGCCCAGCCTGAGCTCGGCGGAGCTGTGGCGAGCTAGCGGCCGCTGGGAGCAGATGGGACCGGAGCTCTTCCGGCTGGTGGACAGGCATGGCAAGGGCTACTGCCTGGGCCCGACGCACGAGGAGGCGGTGACggagctggtggctgctcaGAGCAACCTGTCCTACAAGCAGCTCCCACTGCGTCTCTACCAGGTAACCAGGAAGTTTCGGGATGAGCCCAAGCCCCGCTTCGGCTTGCTGCGCAGCCGGGAGTTTTACATGAAGGACATGTACACCTTCGATGCCTCCAAAGAGGCAGCTCAGCACACCTATGACCTGGTGTGTGACGCCTACTGCAGCCTCTTCGACCGCCTGGGCCTTCCCTTTGTCAAAGTGCAGGCAGCCACGGGCAGCATTGGCGGCACCGTGTCCCACGAGTTCCAGCTTCCGGCAGACATCGGTGAGGACAGGCTGGTGCTGTGCCCTGACGGACATTTTGCAGCCAATGTGGAAACGTTAAACAAGGAGCAAACGTCTTGCCCCACATGTGGGGAAAAACTCACCCAGACCAGAGGGATCGAAGTGGGGCATACGTTTTATCTGGGCACCAAGTACTCCTCAGTCTCCAACGCTGTCTTCTACTCCCCACAAAACAAACTCCAGCTGGCAGAAATGGGTTGCTATGGCCTGGGTGTCACTCGCATCCTGGCGGCCTCCATCGAGGTGCTCTCTACAGACGACAGCATCCGCTGGCCGAGCCTCATAACACCCTACCAGCTCTGCTTCATTCCCCCTAAGAGAGGCagcgaggaagaggaggagggagccaTGCTGCTCGAGCAGCTGTACGAAGACCTCGCTGAAGTGCTGCCCCACCTCACTGGCGACTCAGTGCTGGATGATAGGACACAGCTGACCATTGGCAAAAGGCTAAAGGACGCCAACAAGCTGGGTTATCCCTATGTGGTCATAGCTGGGAAGAGGGTTTGCGAGGACCCCCCGGTCTTTGAGGTTTGGAATCAGAACACCAGTGAGGTTTTGTTCCTCACCAAGGAAGGTGTCATTGAGTTGCTGAGTAAAGTGCAAGTCCTTTAA
- the TTC22 gene encoding LOW QUALITY PROTEIN: tetratricopeptide repeat protein 22 (The sequence of the model RefSeq protein was modified relative to this genomic sequence to represent the inferred CDS: substituted 2 bases at 2 genomic stop codons), which produces MTWSPTCPDFSSLALAWCYLGMLLKETFPTTPTGIXDCGFSETDLLNRFGKGLETVKDNPAVLNHLANISHFLGKQEMAKGMCHMALEVLQNPQLCQAYCTQAQIYMKMRLQDLEQDLGPQGLSVPKDKPGHGPAMEFDLGDTVPELQLFSGKCLWLKSQETPSSASTSIKCFKRAIRLKNAGSTKSLQCLLKPLLMLFGQMKLKTEMLMQEVERWVKKDEEKFPWXHLQQELRTVCCNRPPEVIQP; this is translated from the exons ATGACTTGGTCTCCCACCTGCCCTGACTTCTCCTCCTTAGCCCTGGCCTGGTGCtacctggggatgctgctgaaagaaacatttcccaCCACCCCAACGGGGATCTAGGACTGTGGCTTCTCTGAGACTGACCTTCTAAATCGCTTTGGCAAGGGGCT AGAAACAGTGAAAGACAACCCTGCTGTCCTGAACCACCTGGCAAATATCTCCCACTTCCTGGGCAAGCAGGAGATGGCCAAAGGGATGTGCCACATGGCACTGGAGGTCCTGCAGaacccacagctctgccaggcatACTGCACCCAGGCACAG ATCTACATGAAGATGCGTCTGCAAGATCTGGAACAAGATCTTGGTCCTCAAGGTTTGTCTGTACCTAAGGACAAACCTGGACATGGACCAG CCATGGAGTTTGACTTGGGCGATACCGTTCCTGAACTGCAGCTCTTCAGTGGCAAATGCCTATGGCTTAAAAGCCAGGAAACACCATCGAGTGCTTCCACTAGCATCAAGTGCTTCAAGCGGGCCATCAGACTGAAAAATGCAGGCTCTACCAAAAGCCTGCAGTGCCTCCTGAAGCCACTGCTTATGCTCTTTGGTCAGATgaagctgaagacagaaatgctgATGCAGGAGGTGGAGCGGTGGGTTAAGAAAGATGAGGAGAAATTCCCATGGTagcacctgcagcaggagctgaggacGGTCTGTTGCAACCGCCCACCGGAGGTGATCCAGCCATGA